One Cervus canadensis isolate Bull #8, Minnesota chromosome 13, ASM1932006v1, whole genome shotgun sequence DNA segment encodes these proteins:
- the YOD1 gene encoding ubiquitin thioesterase OTU1 isoform X2, translating to MLCFHIIYSEAETFTVLGLSSRTRVRELQGQIAAITGISPGCQRILVGYPPECLDLSNGDTILGDLPIQSGDMLIVEEDQSRPKTSPTFTKYGAPSYVRETLPVLTRMAVPADNSCLFTSVYYVVEGGVLNPACAPEMRRLIAQIVGSDPDFYSEAILGKTNEEYCDWIKRDDTWGGAIEISILSKFYQCEICVVDTQTVRIDRFGEDAGYTKRVLLIYDGIHYDPLQRVFPDPDTPPLTIFSSYDDIVLVQALELADEARKKRQFTDVNRFTLRCMVCQKGLTGQAEARDHAKETGHTNFGEV from the exons ATGCTTTGTTTCCATATAATTTATTCAGAGGCAGAAACTTTCACAGTGTTA GGGTTGTCCAGCCGGACCCGGGTGCGGGAACTCCAGGGCCAGATTGCCGCCATCACCGGGATCTCCCCCGGCTGTCAGCGAATCCTCGTCGGATACCCGCCCGAGTGCCTGGATCTCAGTAACGGGGATACCATACTGGGGGATTTGCCCATCCAGTCAG GTGACATGCTGATCGTTGAAGAAGACCAAAGTAGGCCCAAAACGTCACCTACATTTACAAAATATGGTGCTCCTAGTTACGTCAGGGAAACTTTGCCTGTACTTACCAGGATGGCGGTCCCAGCAGACAACTCTTGTCTCTTTACCAGTGTGTACTATGTTGTTGAAGGAGGagtcttgaatccagcttgtgcccCTGAGATGAGACGCCTCATAGCACAAATTGTAGGAAGTGATCCAGACTTCTATAGTGAGGCAATACtgggaaaaacaaatgaagagtACTGTGACTGGATCAAAAGGGATGATACTTGGGGCGGAGCCATTGAGATATCCATTTTGTCTAAATTTTACCAATGTGAAATATGTGTAGTGGATACACAGACTGTACGAATTGACCGTTTTGGGGAAGATGCAGGATATACCAAAAGGGTCCTTCTCATTTACGATGGCATCCACTATGATCCACTTCAGCGTGTCTTCCCTGACCCAGACACCCCTCCTCTGACTATTTTCTCCTCTTATGATGATATTGTTCTTGTGCAAGCACTGGAATTAGCAGATGAAGCTAGAAAGAAGAGACAGTTTACTGATGTAAACCGCTTCACCCTGAGATGCATGGTATGTCAGAAGGGATTAACTGGACAAGCAGAAGCAAGGGACCATGCCAAGGAGACAGGCCATACCAACTTCGGAGAAGTGTGA
- the YOD1 gene encoding ubiquitin thioesterase OTU1 isoform X1 has protein sequence MFTPAKGGHFGVHPAAGCPGGVCQPAAGTKAGPTGVCPVGGRTNAMWRLRCKAKEGTHVLQGLSSRTRVRELQGQIAAITGISPGCQRILVGYPPECLDLSNGDTILGDLPIQSGDMLIVEEDQSRPKTSPTFTKYGAPSYVRETLPVLTRMAVPADNSCLFTSVYYVVEGGVLNPACAPEMRRLIAQIVGSDPDFYSEAILGKTNEEYCDWIKRDDTWGGAIEISILSKFYQCEICVVDTQTVRIDRFGEDAGYTKRVLLIYDGIHYDPLQRVFPDPDTPPLTIFSSYDDIVLVQALELADEARKKRQFTDVNRFTLRCMVCQKGLTGQAEARDHAKETGHTNFGEV, from the exons ATGTTTACACCGGCAAAGGGTGGCCATTTTGGAGTCCACCCGGCGGCTGGTTGCCCCGGCGGCGTCTGCCAGCCTGCTGCCGGGACCAAAGCTGGCCCCACCGGTGTCTGCCCTGTGGGCGGCCGCACCAACGCGATGTGGCGGCTCCGCTGCAAGGCCAAGGAGGGCACCCATGTTTTGCAGGGGTTGTCCAGCCGGACCCGGGTGCGGGAACTCCAGGGCCAGATTGCCGCCATCACCGGGATCTCCCCCGGCTGTCAGCGAATCCTCGTCGGATACCCGCCCGAGTGCCTGGATCTCAGTAACGGGGATACCATACTGGGGGATTTGCCCATCCAGTCAG GTGACATGCTGATCGTTGAAGAAGACCAAAGTAGGCCCAAAACGTCACCTACATTTACAAAATATGGTGCTCCTAGTTACGTCAGGGAAACTTTGCCTGTACTTACCAGGATGGCGGTCCCAGCAGACAACTCTTGTCTCTTTACCAGTGTGTACTATGTTGTTGAAGGAGGagtcttgaatccagcttgtgcccCTGAGATGAGACGCCTCATAGCACAAATTGTAGGAAGTGATCCAGACTTCTATAGTGAGGCAATACtgggaaaaacaaatgaagagtACTGTGACTGGATCAAAAGGGATGATACTTGGGGCGGAGCCATTGAGATATCCATTTTGTCTAAATTTTACCAATGTGAAATATGTGTAGTGGATACACAGACTGTACGAATTGACCGTTTTGGGGAAGATGCAGGATATACCAAAAGGGTCCTTCTCATTTACGATGGCATCCACTATGATCCACTTCAGCGTGTCTTCCCTGACCCAGACACCCCTCCTCTGACTATTTTCTCCTCTTATGATGATATTGTTCTTGTGCAAGCACTGGAATTAGCAGATGAAGCTAGAAAGAAGAGACAGTTTACTGATGTAAACCGCTTCACCCTGAGATGCATGGTATGTCAGAAGGGATTAACTGGACAAGCAGAAGCAAGGGACCATGCCAAGGAGACAGGCCATACCAACTTCGGAGAAGTGTGA